GAAAACCGCCCGAAGGCTGGTGAATCATGATCTGACTGTTGGGCAAAGCAAAACGCATGCCAGGCTTGCCAGCGGCCAGCAAAAATGCGCCCATGCTGGCGGCGCGGCCCATGCACACAGTCGCCACCGGCGAAGAGATAAAGCGCATGGTGTCATAAACGGCAAGCCCGGCGGTAACAGAGCCGCCGGGGGAATTTATGTAGAGATAGATTTCTTTTTCGGGGTCTTGCGATTCAAGGAACAGTAACTGGGCGCAGATGAGGGAAGCAACGGTATCGTTGACCTCGGAGCCAAGCAAAACGATGCGGTCCTTGAGCAGACGCGAATAGATGTCATAGGCCCGCTCGGAGCGGCCTGTGGTTTCAATAACCATGGGGACAAGCGACATATGAGCCTCTTGGCACGGCGTGTGGGCCGGTTAGGTGCGGTGTTGCCGCAAAATAAAACCAAAAGGCGGCCTTAAGGCCGCCTCCCTTATACTTCAGTTAGTCCTGAGCGCTGGCGGGTGCGCCCGGCGCGGCGTCGCCCTCGGCTGGCGCCTTGGGCTCCACTTCGGTCACCTTGGACTTGGCGTAGATCAGATCCATGGCCTTGTCGGCCAGCATGCGGTCACGCAGCACAAAGATCATGCCCGAGCGTTCATAGCTTTCACGCAGGGTCTTGAAATCTTCGCCAGTACGCATGCTCATCTGGTAAATCTGAGTGTTGACCTCATTGTCGGTAACGTCAAGTGCTTCTTTCTTGGCAACGGAGAGCAGCAGAACCTGCGAGCGGGCCAGTTCGTCAGCCTGGGGCTGCACTTCGGCGCGCAGTTCGTCCATACTCTTGCCAAGGGAATCAATGCTGCGGCCCTGACGTTCGAGGCGGGAGGCCATGTCGCCCAGCAGGGTGCGCACCTGGGTGTCAACAAGGCTGGGCGGCAGTTCAAATTCAACCATCTTCAGCAGACGGTCAAGCAGGGTCTTCTGCGCGGCGCTCTTGTTGAGGTTGGCGCGGCTCTGGGTATAGCTGCCGGTGATGGCTTCGCGCAGCTTTTCCACGCTTTCAAGGCCAACGGTCTTGGCGAGGTCGTCGTTCAGTTCAGGAAGCTTGCGCTCCTTGATGGCGTGCACGCGCACCTTCATGGTGACGGTTTTGCCTGCCAGATCCTTGGCAAGAAAATCTTCGGGGAAGGTGATCTGGCCTTCGCCTTCTTCGCCGTAGCGGATGGTCTTCACCAGGGCTTCAAAATCTTCAAGGGCCTGACGTTCGCCAAGGGCGAGGTCAAAGCTTTCGGCCTTCACGCCTTCCAGTGGCTCGCCGTTTTCAAAGGCGGCAAAGTCGATGGTGGCAACCTGACCGTCCACAGCGGGGCCAGCGCCTTCAACGGGCACAAGCTCGCCACGGTCGCGGCGGATGCGGTCGATAACTTCCTGCACTTCCTTTTCGTCCACGACCACTTTTTCCTGCTCCACTTCCATACCTTCATAAGGAGGAAGGGTGAAGGAGGGCAGCATTTCAAACTCGATGCTGTATTCGTAGCCCTGACCGCGCTCAAAGGTGCCCTTGGCATCCACGTCAACACCTGCGAGGGGCGAAACGTCGAGCTTCTGCATCACGTCGTTGATATGGACGTTAATCAGATCCTGGCGGGCTTCTTCATAAATCTTGTCGCGGAAGCGCTGTTCGATGACCGACGCCGGAACCTTGCCCTTGCGGAAACCGTCCAGCTGCACCGATGTTTTGTACAGCGCCACGGCGCCCATGATGGCTGCTTCCACTTCCTGGGCTTCGGTGGTGATGACGACCTTTTTTCTGACCGGCGAAATGTCTTCTGCGCTATATTCCACGAGGGACTCCTTTTCTTGGTGAGGTAGATGGTGCGAGAGGGGGGACTTGAACCCCCATACCAATGGTGCTGGATTCTAAGTCCAGTGCGTCTACCAATTCCGCCACTCTCGCAAAGCGTGTTTCCATAGCACACTTGCCGGTGGGCTGCAAGCCGTGAGCGGCGCGCCTGATGCCGGGGCTGTGCCGGGCGGGAGGGCGTTAACCGAAAATCTCCGTCATAAATAAGTCGCAATGGCGGTACGGCAAGCATTTTTTTAAAAAAAAACTGGCCGAAATCACCATCCCGGTGCGGAGCACGCGGCGTGGGGACGGCATGCGCCATATGCCCAGCTCAGCCCCGGTCGCGCCCGTGCGGCATCAGCGCAGCACCAGGGCTGCGCCGTCAGGCCTTGGCGCAACAACCTTGCCCACCTCGCAGGCCAGATCACCGCCAGCCAGCAGCATTTCGCGCGCCTGCGGCACCATCTCTGGCGGCACGGCCAGCAGCAGCCCGCCGGAGGTCTGCGCGTCAAAGGCGAGGCTCGTGAGCGCTTCGTCCACGCCATCTTCCACAAGAGTGGAACAGGCCCAATATTTTCTGTTCAGGTGGCTGCCTGCGGGTATAAGCCCATCGCGCGCGTATTCAAGAGCGCGCGGCATGAGGGGCAGGGCCTCGGCATTCAGTACCACGGTAACGCCTGAGGCCAGGGCCATTTCAAGCGCATGCCCGCCAAGGCCAAAGCCTGTTATGTCTGTGGCGGCGGCGATTTTGAGGTCGCGCACAACGCCCCCGGCAACACTGTTGAGGCGGGAGCACCAGCGTGTAACCTCGGCCTCGCTTTCTTCGGCACCGTCCCAGCGGGCCTTGACCGCCGTGGCGAGCACTCCTGTGCCCAGCGGTTTGGTCAGCAGCAGGGTCTGGCCCGGTTTCAGGCCATCGTTGCGGGCCATGTGGGAGGGATCTATGATGCCCGTGACCGCCAGACCATATTTGAGTTCCTCGTCCTGCACCGTGTGACCGCCAGCCAGCACGGCCCCCGCTTCGTTCATGGCGTCAAGGCCGCCGCGCAGGATGTTTTCCAGTATGTGCTGCGGGTCGTCCTCTGCCAGAGCCTGCGGAAAAAAGGCCACGTTCATGGCGCTCCACGGCTGGCCGCCCATGGCGTAGACATCCGAAAGCGCGTTGGCGGCGGCAATACGGCCAAAGGCAAAGGCATCATTGACAATGGGCGCAAGAATATCCACGGTCTGCACCAGGGCGCAGCCAGGGGGAACGGTCAGCACAACGGCGTCTTCGTTCCGGGCGCGACCAGCCAGAACCCTGGCCTCAAGGTCAGGGCGCGTATCGGACGGCAGGCCGCGTAAAAGTCGCTCCAGGGCCCCTGGAGCCAGCTTGGCGGCTCAACCGGCCGCGCGGGCTTTTTCCAGCAGTTTCATGCTGCGCTCCCTGGTAGTTTTGTGTTCATCCGCCAAGTATGCCTTCTTGAAGGTAAAAGGTCAAAATATGACATGTTGACGACAGAACCATTATAATGTGCAATGCCGAACTGGTGTACCGGGTTTTACCGTCAGCGCAGGGTGCTGAAAAAATTAAGGAGACGACCATGATTGCGCGCCGTAAATGCGATCCGCTTCTTTTTTTGCAGATGTTGGTGCTGGCCTTGGGGATGCTGTTTCCTTGGCACGCGCAGGCGGCCATGCACGATGGTTTTGTGCATGTAAGCGACAAATGCCAGAATATTATTCAGGAAATACGCTATTTTTCTTCCTACAACTTTGTGGGAGAGCGCATCAATGGATATCTCGCACCCCGGGCAATCTTGACCGAGCCAGCGGCGAATGCCCTGTGCAAGGCCGCTACGGCTGCGGAAGAGAAGGGCTACACTCTGAAAATTTATGACGCCTACCGCCCCCAGTC
Above is a window of Desulfovibrio desulfuricans DSM 642 DNA encoding:
- the tig gene encoding trigger factor; amino-acid sequence: MEYSAEDISPVRKKVVITTEAQEVEAAIMGAVALYKTSVQLDGFRKGKVPASVIEQRFRDKIYEEARQDLINVHINDVMQKLDVSPLAGVDVDAKGTFERGQGYEYSIEFEMLPSFTLPPYEGMEVEQEKVVVDEKEVQEVIDRIRRDRGELVPVEGAGPAVDGQVATIDFAAFENGEPLEGVKAESFDLALGERQALEDFEALVKTIRYGEEGEGQITFPEDFLAKDLAGKTVTMKVRVHAIKERKLPELNDDLAKTVGLESVEKLREAITGSYTQSRANLNKSAAQKTLLDRLLKMVEFELPPSLVDTQVRTLLGDMASRLERQGRSIDSLGKSMDELRAEVQPQADELARSQVLLLSVAKKEALDVTDNEVNTQIYQMSMRTGEDFKTLRESYERSGMIFVLRDRMLADKAMDLIYAKSKVTEVEPKAPAEGDAAPGAPASAQD
- the selD gene encoding selenide, water dikinase SelD; protein product: MKLLEKARAAGUAAKLAPGALERLLRGLPSDTRPDLEARVLAGRARNEDAVVLTVPPGCALVQTVDILAPIVNDAFAFGRIAAANALSDVYAMGGQPWSAMNVAFFPQALAEDDPQHILENILRGGLDAMNEAGAVLAGGHTVQDEELKYGLAVTGIIDPSHMARNDGLKPGQTLLLTKPLGTGVLATAVKARWDGAEESEAEVTRWCSRLNSVAGGVVRDLKIAAATDITGFGLGGHALEMALASGVTVVLNAEALPLMPRALEYARDGLIPAGSHLNRKYWACSTLVEDGVDEALTSLAFDAQTSGGLLLAVPPEMVPQAREMLLAGGDLACEVGKVVAPRPDGAALVLR
- the clpP gene encoding ATP-dependent Clp endopeptidase proteolytic subunit ClpP, translated to MSLVPMVIETTGRSERAYDIYSRLLKDRIVLLGSEVNDTVASLICAQLLFLESQDPEKEIYLYINSPGGSVTAGLAVYDTMRFISSPVATVCMGRAASMGAFLLAAGKPGMRFALPNSQIMIHQPSGGFQGQATDIEIHAREVLRLKERLNRMLADNTGRPYKDIVKATERDNFLTPEEAKELGIIDRVLVSRNEMAQEKSE